TGAATAAACAAAAAAAGAGTGATGCTTATTAGAGATAATGTGCATTTGCATTAAGATGTGTTTGTGACTTTCTTGCATACGTATATCACGTTTTGCATTAAGATGTGTTTAGAATTTCTTCCGTACGTATATTGAGTTACTGGGTGATATGTGCATTTGCATAAGGTGGTTATAGAAATGGCTTGCATATGTATACTGAATTACAATATTTGCATTGGCATTAAATGTGTTATTAGAGAATGTCTCGCATATGTTTTAAGATGTATTGGAAATAGcttgcaaaatgtttttttttttttagcttatcatagatgtaaatCTATGTTGTAAGTACTTATATGTTTGTTATGCCAGATGTcattgcgttgtcttgtcccaagaatttcagtgcccagtctgaccttgtgttgttctgtgtacctgacaataaaagacttaaacatgtgtattgtgtttgtcatcacTCTGCCGAAGGACTTCTAGTAATCCGGTATGACTGGTCACAGTGCGCTCTGTTTggtaatgtactgtacagaatAAAGAATTTGTATTAATCCGTTATCTTGACTATTCACGCATAGTGTCTTCAAAACTTCCTCGACACTTCCTTGAGAGttaaggttggtttaggtgcagttctatgggcgtgtgtgaagccctctgcgACATTGCTCGtagaaagggctatacaaataacatttgatttgaacaCAATGACACGGTAGTCAGTAACCAATGTGAAATATTAACTTGCCTGAGAAGCTGATTTCACTGAGCTGGATTGTACCTGTGGAATATTGCAGAAAACTATCCTGTCTATCGTATACTGAGACATCATGTGGTCATCCTGAGGTATTTCTATTATGTATTATGATTATAAGAAGGTGGCGTTCCCCCGGCTCGATTTTTTTGTGATTTTAATAAAATGGGGGAGACGTGGAGGAGACTAGGCATAGATATCCATATACATAATATAGATATCTATGGAGACTAGTagtgtgtcgttcgtgaacgattcgttcattttgaacgaatcattagtatgactcgggagtaacgagtagtctcagagagcgattcgttcattttatcGTGGCCgagaaaaaaaaggttaaaataacTAAACCTATAATTATCACTTGtaaacgaatatcattcacgtcttactaaacctagtcacgccaaagtgaacgaggtaaacaaatcctttctgtttcctcttctgagcctatgcaggtcacgtgaaaaatgatccaaagatccgtatccgaagacccagtcaaaatgatccaaagactcatacCCAGCAGATGAACGagtcattgatccgaagacccggttgtcagaagaacgaaacattgatccgaagacacggttgggaggaacgattcgttcatctgccgggtacgagtctggaacgtttttcacgtgacctgcataggctcagtactggtagctagcaaCAAcagaaacgattcgttcattttgactgggtcttccAATATTGAGAATGAATGTGAgatctagctaggctaacaaacgtgAAGTTCACAATGCTGTTTGTCCGTTGCATAGCAACAGCCACACGTACGGGACTATTTTCTCTCTGCTACTGAAATGCGATACACAACGTTTGTTGGctataactattttgtgctgaaaggcagcttactatttatttactatttataATGTCGCTGGTAACCGTATTATAAAAGGGTTCCAGGGTCACCTTGAACACGTACTTTATTGACGATAAAGTACTGCCTCTCGTACCTTATTGCTTAAATAAAGTTATGTTACCTCAACATTAACTCATGTCAGCTGCATATTTCTCCCGACTTAGTAAAGTTAAACACCGCGGTACCGCGCTCCTTCacttgggtgagagagagatgtgaaagcAGAGAGCGAGTACTAATACGCctctaagaaaataaaaaaaacgaatGTATTAAATAGGCTGCATTGCCTGGCCATAAGCACGCTGCACTACTTTAAGAGATGTGTTTGTTCAAAGGCAGTTACAGATCAAATCTAACTTTTTAAATAGTCAAACCctactgcttgtgtgttttgagttgtCTGGTCTTGACTCGGTATCGCCCAGTCTTGGTCTTAGTCTTGCCCCGGTCTCGACCCCTCAAAGTCTTGATCTTGTCTCGGTCTCGATACACCTTGGTCTGGGTTTAGGTGGTCTTGACTACAACACTGTCACCTGGTCCTGACCTCCTGCCTGGCCTCACTCTGAACCTTCCTGCTGCCCTGTACCTGAATGACTCTGCCTTGTGGATTACTACACTTGATTGCCCTGACTATTCATTGGCCGGCCCCCTTGTACCTTTAATAGACCACAAACTTGCGACCAGTGTGTGATTCAGTGCATGGTGTGAGATTATAACTATAGTTTGTCATGTTGAACAtgaatacagacctcagtgtatCCAGTTTGCAGTCtggattccccagtccagcagagagcagcttcatgcctgaatccccCAGGTTGTTGTTACTCAAGTCCAGCTGTGTCAgatctgaggaggggagagctgaggccagcgctTCACAGCACCGTGCTGAGAGGTTACAGTCATTCAGCCTACATGACATAAGGAGAACATGAGACATCATCAGAGTCATAGTTTGTATGATAGGATCATTCGATAATCAAATACTACATCACAATATGTGATTATTAATAAAATTGCTTTATACATACAAAGCAGTTTTGGAGTCTTTGACCACTGACAGCAGCCTCAGAAGACATTTCTCTGATCTGGAATATTTCTTCAGGTCAAACACGTCCATCTTCTCTTCTGAagtcagcaacacaaagaaCAGAGCTGACTACTGTGTAGATGAGAGCTTCTTCTCACTGGAGAGACTTCTTGAGCTCAGGTAGTGttggatctcctccaccagagaatGGTCGTTCAGTTCATTCAGGATCGTTTTTTTGTTGGTTGTTTGCCTGTAGTAATGCTGGTTTGACTCTCCCATCTTGACTAGTGTTGGTTGACAAAATTACTATGACTGATAAGATGAGATAGACGTCATTTTCCCAAGGTACATTTTTCcctgacatacagtacatgaacaGTGTTGTACCTTCTGTATAGAAAGATATACACTTACGGTACATCATATGGTTTAGTCCTGGGCCTAATGTTAATGTAAGGCTGTAATGAACAGGGAGACTAAAGAGGGTTTGTACTGTTGAGCATGAGGGGCTGAGCTGTTACTCTTTATCAAGCCGTGGGCTGATGGCTTTGGAAAGGCAGACTCAAAAAATAATGAAAGAAAGCAAGTTCAAAATACAGGCTCACCGTGAGACTCAAGCATTTCAGTGTATTATTAAATGAcaatcagaaaacatcaccagcACCCCAACGGCCCTTTTCGACAGGTATGGaaatctcacgccaaacttttgataaagCTTGAGAGCCCcgatataatataatatagatATCTAGAATGTTTACTTATCAGTATCTACTGTCTCTATGTATTGTTTGTATCTTTGCCTGAGGCTCAGTACTGAGACAGCGCATTTCTTGAAAGGATAATATGGAATCTGCCAAAAGATGAAGTTTACACCTTTTTTCTGATGGTCCACATTTTCATGgttggttacacacacacacgcacacacacacacacattacttgtGACATTTATATTTCTAACACTAGTACTCTCTAAGCTCTCTTTAGATCATATACTGCTATATGCTTCATAGTCTATTTTATCATGATCTTATGTACCATGACAGTCTATTTGATCATGATCATTGCTACATCATTGGTACATCAACATGTACCAAACGAGGGAGATGGAAACAGCCCGGGGTAAACATCTGGGGATACTTAAACTTGAAGGCTTTGTGTTATTGTTACCCCAGATACTTGGGATCGATGTAGCCTACGCTCCTAGGAGGGGATAAGAACCGAGAGTAACAGGTCTAGCAGATCTAGCCTGGAATTTTGAGCGGGCAGTAGAGATAATTTGTGCGCACGCATATTGGCTTTATTGAAGACAGGTTGGCCTTGGCCAACTGTGGGaagaaccttctagaacattGTGAAATCTTCGCATGTAGGCGGGGGATTTTCCTCATATTTGGGTAAATGATACATTGTGGGGTAGAAGTGATTGACTTTTTGTGTTTCATGTACTGCTGCCGCATTGCTGAATAAAACCATCAAGCCACCTTGACTTTGAAAGATATACTGTCTCCGACTCTATTTTTGATTTATCCTTCTGAAGAAGAAAAACTTCCACAGATATAAATGGAAAGACTGGAGATTGTAAATAAGGCTTTCGGTCCCATTTGTGGTCAGACCAGAGATACTGATATGAAGAGATACAGCAGTACATCACTGTTCTTCATGCTTTGTAACAACCATGTACATGTGACAACCCCTTCAACTCTGTATGACATCCAGATATCAAGGTCTTTATCAGTGTTCTAATAACAGCTGAACAAGAGGAGACATTCCTGAACATGCTCCTGTCCTGACAGTGCAGTTAAATCCACTCTGTAGGAATCCTGCTGACAGTTCCACCACGCTGCACAGCTGTTCTACCATGACAGTTGTGCTTCAACATCATCACATAGTGATAAACTGGATATCACTTACCATTCTCCCCAATGAGCTCACCTGTAAAGGAAATGAGATGACAGACAGTGAGAACAGAACACCAGAATCTGAACAAGAACTTGGATCTATAGTGAGCAGCTGTAAGGGCACCCTACCActacctactgtactgtagtgatGAGAAGCACAAGGAGTATTAGATGTAAAGACATCTGGAGATTATAAATATTGTTTTTCTGCCCTGACAGTGCAGTTGAATTCACTCTGCAGGTATTCTTCTGACAGTTCCACCACGTTGCACAGCTGTTCTACCATGACAGTTGTGCTTCAACATCCTCACATAGTGATAAACTGGATATTACTTACTCTTCTCTCTATCAAGACGATCTGTAAATGAAGTGagatgagagacagtgagaacaTCAGACATATGAACACCAGAATCTGAACAAGAACTTGGATCTATAGTGACCAGCTGTAAGGGCACCCTACCACTACCTACTGTACTCTAGTGACTGTTCATCAGAAGTCTTTTGTTAACAGTTGTAATATAACACCACTTTAAAGCTTATCTTAAGACCACTCTGCAGTAGCAACTGATGTATAATATGAGTTTACAATGAGTCAGATGCTGCTTTAAGTGTACAATATTATCTGACAAGAACATACACTGACCATCTCAAAACATAAGTCCTTTAAGAACGTGTTAACCTTTCTATACATGCTCCTGTCCTGACAGTGAAGTCACTTCCCTCTGCAGACTTATGCTGGTTATTACCATTCTGGGCCTTGAAACGCTTCCCTGCAAAGGAAACACAACAGCTGATCACATATagaacatgactctgtagaggtcagatatagaacatgactctgtagaggtcagatATAGAACATGACTCGTAAAGGTCAGATATagaacatgactctgtagaggtcagaaatagaacatgactctgtagaggtcagatatagaacatgactctgtagagTCATATATAGAACATGATTCTGTAGAGGTCAGATATagaacatgactctgtagaggtcagatACAGAACATTACTCTGTAGAGGTTAGATATagaacatgactctgtagaggtcagGTCAGATACagaacatgactctgtagaggtcagatatagaacatgactctgtagagtcagatatagaacatgactctgtagaggtcagatatagaacatgactctgtagaggtcagatatagaacatgactctgtagaggtcagatatagaacatgactctgtagaggtcagatttagaacatgactctgtagaggtcagatatagaacatgactctgtagaggtcagatatagaacatgactctgtagagTCAGATATAGAACATTactctgtagaggtcagatgtagaacatgactctgtagaggtcaggtcagatatagaacatgactgtagaggtcagatatagaacatgactctgtagaggtcagatatacatttacatttagtcatttagcagacactcttatccagagcgacttagagtaagtacagggacattctccccgaggcaagtagggtgaagtgcgttgcccaaggacacaacgtcattttgcacagccaggattcgaaccaacaaccttctgattaatagcccaactccctataTAGAACATGAATCCACTCATGGATAATTTACACGTAAGACTTTTACAAGATTTGACTAATAACATGACTATGAAGAATAATTGAATGGAACATGTCTGTCAATCTTGTATTCATCCATCATTTACCTTTATCTCTATGTCTCTTCACCAGGACACAGATGGCCACAGCTAATCCCACGACAGAGACACCAAACACCCCAGCCAAGGACCATTTCCCTGAGTGATCTTGATAGAACAGCTCATCTGAAACATACATGTTTAAAGCAGAGCTATTATTTTACAATTGTTTATACCTAGTGCTGCAATGTCTGTCTATCACTATGTATATATTAGTTTTTAAGTGTATAATATTGTCCTTTTTGTTTTGGTGGTTGTGTGATGTTGTTGTCCTTCCTCTCCTATTCACTAGTAGAAATTCCCACGTTCCCAGAAAATCCCAAACCTTGTGGATTCTCAGAGGAAGATGTGAGGCTGAATAACTCACCAGGAACATGAATCTTTGCCGTCTCATCTCGCTCCATGTATTTCTGTTTCACTCTACAAATGCAGAGGTTTCTATCTGTCTTCTGAACAGTGACCCTCAGTCTGAGTGTGTAGAGTCCCTCAGAGTCTCTGGTCGTCTCTGGAGgatcagcagagagagagactccttCACTGTCCTGCCACACCATCTCTGGTTCAGGGTACCAGCCTTGTGTCTCACAGAGCAGACCCATCCCTGCCCCTCTGTGTCCCTCGATGGAGACCACTGGCTGAGATCCTACAGCTACAAACACAGATGCAGATTCAATCAGGATTTTAGAAGAATGGACGTAGTTTAATTACATCAGCAAGTTACAAAAACTAGACTTGATAAGTAAATTCACCTTTAACATGGACTTCAATGTTGGAATCATCATACCATTTCGAGGTAGGTGACCTAACAAAACATTTGTAAGTTCCTTCATCAGTGGCTCTAACCCAGAGCAGCTTCAAGGAGGTGTTGcctgtcttcagttcctcttTAAACAGAGCTGTTCTTGCCTTGAAGGAGGGATTCTGATATTCATTGTCATCTCTACCCTCTTTGTAAAGATGGACGATGCCTTGGTATTTGTCTCCTGAGAGCATCAACCACTCCACCGTCCAGCCCTCAGCACTGATGCTGGGGTCGACGTAGCACGGCAGAACTAGACTTTCACCAGCCACAGCAGTGATTTGATGAACTGGAGTAATGACCTTATGAGTAACTGAAGAGAAGAGAACAGATAAAGAGTGAATCTCAGAGGACAAACATCTTCTCTCCTCAACTTTCTCTGGTCTGATGGAGGCCTGAAATCTAGTTGATCTGCATCACTTTAAACTGTTACTATCAGTCCTACTGTTAACTattactatgactattataGTGTACCTAAGAGACAAAACTTTACAGATAGCTAGATGGTAAAACACACAACTCCATGACAGTGATTTGTTTACCactgtctgctgtgtggagcAGTAGGAGAatcctgaacacacagccaggcagggtcagcatcactcctgaggacaacatcctgaacacacagtcaggcagggtcagcatcattcctgaggacaacagcctgaacacacagccagacagggtcagcatcattcctgaggacaacatcctgaacacacagccagacagggtcagcatcactcctgaggacaacatccagaacacacagccagacagggtcagcatcactcctgaggacaacatccagaacacacagccagacagggtcagcatcattcctgaggacaacatcctgaacacacagccagacagggtcagcatcactcctgaggacaacatcctgaacacacagccagacagggtcagcatcattcctgaggacaacatcctgaacacacagccagacagggtcagcatcactcctgaggacaacatccagaacacacagccagacagggtcagcatcattcctgaggacaacatcctgaacacacagccagacagggtcagcatcattcctgaggacaacatcctgaacacacagccagacagggtcagcatcattcctgaggacaacatcctgaacacacagccaggcagggtcagcatcattcctgaggacaacatcctgaacacacagccaggcagggtcagcatcactcctgaggacaacatccagaacacacagccagacagggtcagcatcattcctgaggacaacatcctgaacacacagccaggcagggtcagcatcattcctgaggacaacatccagAACATGGAGCACACGCTCAAATATCTTTTTCAtaaactttcatggtgaatacGTCCAGGGAAGGGTAAAGatacatcaaaatgtattttaaaataaaataccaaATACCTTAATTGTAAGTATTAAAATACACTACAAAATACAAAAGCCACAACATGTATCAAAATAAACTattgtatttttacattttaaaaataCTAAAAATACTTTTACAAGGGAGCATTAAATCCCTTGACAAACCTATCTACAGGCCTATTTAATCTATTGCTTCACCAGTACACTAATTCAGTTGATTAAGTAGACAATGTTTGATAGCAACACATTTTCTCTGCTTACAAATCATGCAATGAATCTGACATATGCAATCAGTTGACAAATCAAATATCCCTGTGATCACCCAGATGAAGGTTAGTTTTAAAGTAACAAACAGTTtaatgtttaacccttgtgctgccttcgggtcattgtgaccccccgtcgtattgcgacaactttacctaataaaaaaataaaatgaagcattttcttttaaccttcgcgctgtctcaAGGTCATGTGACCCCCCTGCCGTGTCCCGTTGTGTATTACGACACCGCCACCCTCGCGTTATCTCGGGGTCATTGTGCCCCCCCGACGTGTCTGTGCAACGTTTCCTAATACAACAACGTAGATGCGTAGGGGAGGGAATGTGAAGGGGGGGTATATCACATGATATATCACGTCATATCACTAGTTACCACTAGGAGGAACCCTCGCACTGTCctggggtcgttgtgacccatcACCATGTCGCAACTATTTTTCCTAATACAAAACGAAAGTATTTTTTATTCATGTTATTATGTAAGCTGTAGGGAACGTGTGACCCGCCGCCGGTGTAGCAAAAATAACTTTTCCAATAAAAGTTTAATATCATCTTCATCCATGAAATCATGTAAGATGTAGGGAAGTGCTACTAACATACATTCAGTGGGTGTCAGGACAGTGGTTGTCTAGGGTCACGCAGCTATGGCTGAGGATTTCACTGCGCTGCAAGTTCTACAGCAGATGTTTGCAAATGTCGAGCAGGGTGACTCTGAAGAGGCAGAGGATGTGTCAGAGCAAGGTGACtctgaagaggaggcagaggatgtgTCAGAGCAAGGTGACTCTGAAGAGGCCGAGGATGTGTCAGAGCAGGGTGACTCTGAAGAGGCAGAGGATGTGTCAGAGCAAGGTGACTCTGAAGAGGCAGAGGATGTGTCAGAGCAAGGTGACTCTGAAGAGGCAGAGGATGTGTCAGAGCAAGGTGACTCTGAAGAGGCAGAGGATGTGTCAGAGCAAGGTGACTCTGAAGAGGCGACGGGTGCTGTCGTCACAGTTCGCCTTCACTCCCACCACCACTCTAGTTTCCTACCTCGCCAagaaaaacaagaacgttttactTATGAGCCCACGTCACACAGACGCTGAAATCAGTGATAGAGACGACGGGAAACCGACCATCGTCCTAGACTACAACCGCAACAAAGGAGGTGTGGACAATCTAGATAAGGTCATCGCTTGCTACAGCTGTAAAAGGAAGACTGCCTGCTGGCCCCTGGTCAGGTCCACAACATCATTGATGTTTCCTCCTACAACACCTTTGTGATATGGAGAGAGGTCAACCCCAACTGGATGCCTCGTAAGCCCAACAAGAGGAGGGTTTTCCTCGAGCAGCTTGGCAGGGCCCTCATGACTCTGCTGATAGACAGAAGACAACATCTCCCACACACGGAAGTGTCGGCGGCGGTTGTGAGAGGTCTCCAGATGGCCAGCTGTCGCGATCCCGAAGAGGCTGACGCCGCTGCTGCCCGCTCCTCATCGGCAGGACCGGCCTCACCGGTCTCTGCCAGAAAGAGATGTCAAGTCTGCCCGGTGAAGGACTGTAAAACATTCACCGTTTGTCGCGGGTGTAAGAGGCATGTCTGCACAGCCTGTTTGCATGTATACGTTGACCCTGGACGACACGTGTacagaaaacaacaacagagtACAGTGAAGAAGAGGAATTTGCTGGGTCAGACAGTGCTACCTTCTGAAACACGCACTCTCTAATTCATCACGACAACAGCATTATTTATTGAAGTGTCACTAATTTGATTTGATCCATAGATTATAAGGTGAACAACACACCTAAATCTCTtctttctaaccctaaccaaccaGTCACTCCTCAACTGTACACATCATTCCTGCTCATGTCTGAtgtcagtctgtcagcctcTGTTCTGTAGAACTCACAGGGATACAGTCAGTATTAGTCAGGTGAGACAtaaggtagtcaggtggaggagagctggagggatgtacaggtggaggagaagtcaggaagtaagtctctcttctctctggttCAGATGTCCTCTGTGTTACATTCCAGCTGTTACAGTGCTCTGTAGAAACAATGTCATGTATGAGGAAAAGCAGGTGTTTTTCACTTGACGCTCCTAGTAGAAATTATGAGCGTTCTCAGGAGTTGTGGGTCCCATGACTTATAAGAATGATATGACACAACCTAAACAATTTATGACCAAATTGCCAGTCACATTTACAATAATTTCCAGACAAATTCCAGAAACATGATTTCTCACCCTGTCACATGATCATCACTGTACTGTGTTCTTTACTGTAACTCTGGATGTTtgtcctccctcacctgcagcctacttcacctgccctgccagaaccctcctctctctgccctgtctctgatcacctgccctgccagaaccctcctctctctgccctgtctctgatcacctgccctgccagaaccctcctgtctctgccctgtctctgatcacctgccctgccagaaccctcctctctctgccctgtctctgatcacctgccctgccagaaccctcctctctctgacctgtctctgatcacctaccctgccagaaccctcctctccctgccctgtctctgatcacctgccctgccagaaccctcctctctctgatcacctgccctgccagaaccctcctctctctgccctgtctctgatcacctgccctgccagaaccctcctctctctgccctgtctctgatcagggTCTTTCTCATGGTCAGGATACTCTTGCACAGTGCAAATGAAACATTCACCAAGGAACATTCACAGAGGAAAACAGTGGAACAGTTTTATACCAGATGGTGTATTGAATAAAGGTTTATGTCATCATAGGTTGTCATAGGCTAGCCCTCTCTTGACCCACAATCAAAAGCTGTTATCACTAGCTCCTCAGTCTATAGAGGACCAAAACACTCTAAATAGGATATACAAATATAatattatttaatttatttaatttatttatcttcgggtcattctgacccatcagtcattcgtcgtattgcgacaactttaccgcatacaaaaacaaagtgaagcattttcttttaaccgtcgtgctgtctcagaccccccacattgcaaaggttaaaagattatatatttttttgtattgggtaaaattgggtaaacacaacgatggttcgttatgaacctttgggtcatgtgacccgaaggcagcacaagggttaaaccctTAATGACACATACAGTGTTGTTGTCAAATATCCtagtctgtctcctccctggacACTGATAACTGATAACACAGtacatcctcttcctgttgaTCAGCACAGGTGGGaggtccttaaccactgactgACATTGTTGCCAACACACAATAGCTGATTATAACATTTACAG
The window above is part of the Osmerus mordax isolate fOsmMor3 chromosome 1, fOsmMor3.pri, whole genome shotgun sequence genome. Proteins encoded here:
- the LOC136946329 gene encoding butyrophilin subfamily 3 member A3-like, giving the protein MLSSGVMLTLPGCVFRILLLLHTADSVTHKVITPVHQITAVAGESLVLPCYVDPSISAEGWTVEWLMLSGDKYQGIVHLYKEGRDDNEYQNPSFKARTALFKEELKTAVGSQPVVSIEGHRGAGMGLLCETQGWYPEPEMVWQDSEGVSLSADPPETTRDSEGLYTLRLRVTVQKTDRNLCICRVKQKYMERDETAKIHVPDELFYQDHSGKWSLAGVFGVSVVGLAVAICVLVKRHRDKGKRFKAQNGNNQHKSAEGSDFTVRTGACIERLTRS